In Macrobrachium nipponense isolate FS-2020 chromosome 36, ASM1510439v2, whole genome shotgun sequence, a genomic segment contains:
- the LOC135203256 gene encoding uncharacterized protein LOC135203256, producing the protein MNCHRVLLSEEIRNEELWKLLYADDLVISAENEEDLERRVGDWQESLERISLDPAIHNELRDRLQTKPKLYHGPCTTSHSTCTLLTPFIGSKKYVNLTAISTGSFSNECQVH; encoded by the exons ATGAACTGCCACAGag TtctgttgagtgaagagatcaggaatgaagagctgtggaagTTGCTGTATGCTGACGATCTGGTGATatctgctgaaaatgaggaggacctagagagaagggttggagactggcaggagtctttagagagg ATATCTCTGGACCCAGCTATTCATAACGAGTTGAGAGACAGACTCCAGACGAAACCCAAACTCTACCATGGCCCTTGTACCACCAGCCATTCCACTTGCACCCTGCTTACTCCCTTCATTGGTAGCAAGAAATATGTTAACTTGACCGCCATCTCAACTGGCTCATTCAGCAACGAATGTCAAGTCCACTGA